A window of Nocardiopsis sp. Huas11 genomic DNA:
CCCCCGCCCTGGCGCGCCTGCGCTCCAGCCACCCGGGATGGTCCTTCGAGGTCGTGCAGGCCGAGCCGGAGGAGAGCACCGAGATGGTGCGCTCGGGCCGCCTGGACGTGGCCCTGACGATGTCCACCGCCGACCTGCCCGCCCACGGCGACCCGGACTTTCGCACCGACCCGGTGATGGTCGAGTTGTTCGACGCGATCCTGCCCTACCAGCACCCGCTGGCCGCGCACACCTCGCTCGACCTGGCCGCGGACCTGGCCGACCAGGACTGGATCATGTCCGCCCCGGGCACGGCCTGGCACTCCTGTGTGACCGCCGCGTGCAATCAGGCCGGCTTCCAGCCGCGCGTGGTCCACACCGTGGACGACTTCAGCGCCGTCTTCGCCCTGGTCCAGGCGGGACTGGGCGTGGCGCTCATGCCCCGGCTGGCCTGGACCGGCCTGAACACGCCGCAGATCGTGGTGCGCGGCGTGCGCGAGACGGCGCGCCGCCACATCGTCTCCCTGTGCCGGGCCGGCGCCAGCCCCGAACCGCTGCTGGCCGCCGTGCGCGAGGCCGCGAGCAAGGTCCCCGTGCCCTCGGTCGGGCCCTTCGCCATCGCGGGCTGAGCCGCACCCGGCCGCACCCGGCCGCACCCGGCCGCACCCGGCCGCACCCGGCCGCACCCGGCCGGGTACGGCCCGGTGCGGTCCCCGGGCGACCGCCCGGAGCCGGAGGGCCGACCGGGGACCGGTCGGTCACCCGGCCGGGACGTCCTCCGGCCGCAGCGCCGTGAAGTCCTCGCGCGTGGCCTGCGCCCCCACGCCCATCAGGCGCCCGGCCTGGCGCGTGATCATCCGCTCCAGCACCTGCCGCGCGTAGCGGGCGTTGCCGAAGTTCGCGTCGCGCGCCACCCCGGCGAAGTGGTCGGTGAGCGCGGTGACGGTGTCCGGCCCGCAGGTGTATCCCGAGCCCTGCGCCATCCGCTCCACGATCGTGACGAGCTCGGCGTCGGAGTAGTCGGGGAACTCCACCCGGTGGTTGAACCGGGAGGCCAGGCCGGGGTTGGAGTCCAGGAAGCGCTGCATCTCCTGCGTGTAGCCGGCGACGATGACGACGACCTCGTCGCGGTGGTCCTCCATCAGCTTCACGAGCGTGTCGATCGCCTCCTGCCCGAAGTCCGACCCGGTGGCGCCCCGCGGCGCCAGGGCGTAGGCCTCGTCGACGAAGAGCACACCGCCCCTGGCCCGCTCGAACACCTCCGCCGTCATCTGCGCGGTGTGCCCGACGTAGCGCCCCACCAGGTCGGCACGGGCCGTCTCCACGACCTGTCCGCCCGGCAGGACGCCCAGGGTGTGCAGGAGCCGCCCGTACAGCCGGGCCACGGTCGTCTTACCGGTACCGGGCGGGCCGGCGAACACCAGGTGGTGGCTCATCGGCGCCACGGGAAGGCCCATGCTCCGGCGCTGTTCGGACATCACCAGGAGGTTGGCCAGGTCGTTCACCGTGTCCTTGACCTCGCTGAGGCCGATCATCGCGTCCAGCTCCGCGCGCAGCGCGGCCACGTCGTCGGCCGAGGTGGAGGGCTCCGCCGCCGCCTCGATCTCCGGCCCCAGGTCGGCCGGCATCAGACGCGCCATCTCGGTGGGGTCGTCGGGGGAGTCCCCGCCCAACCGGTAGGCCTGCCGGTCGATCATCGTCTCGAAGACCTTGCGCGCCTCGCGGCCGTTGCCGAAGGCCGGACCCTTGGGCACCCGGTCGAAGTGGGCCCGCAGGACCTGCGTCGTGGACTCGTCCATCAGGTAGCTGTGCGCCTCGCACATCCGGCGCACGATCTCCACGAGCTCGTCCACCGCGTAGTTCTCGAACTCGATCGTCTTGCTGAACCGGGACGCCAGCCCCGGGTTGGCCGACAGGAAGCCCTCCATGTCGGCGGTGTAGCCCGCGACGATGACGACGACCTCGTCGCGGTGGTCCTCCATCAGCTTGACCAGCGTGTCGATGGCCTCCCGGCCGAAGTCCGGGCCGCTCCCGCCGCCCTCCTTGCCGCCGGAGAGCGTGTAGGCCTCGTCCACGAACAGCACGCCGCCCTTGGCCCGCTCGAACACCTCGGTGGTCTTGATGGCCGTCCCGCCGACGTACTGCGACACCAGGTCGGCGCGGGCCACCTCGACCACGTGCCCGTACCGCAGCACGTCGAGTTCGGCCAGGATCTGCCCGTACAGCCGGGCCACCGTGGTCTTGCCCGTACCGGGCGCGCCGCCGAAGACGAGATGGCGGCTCATCGGCGGCGTGGGCAGGCCCATCTCGGCCCGCCGCTTGGCCATCTGGTTGCGCTTGATCAGCGTCTTGACCTCGTGCTTGACGTTGCCCAGGCCCACGAGCGCGTCGAGTTCGGCCAGCGGCCCCCCGGACTCCTCGGGCTCGGGGCCCGCCGTTGGCTCGACCGCGGGAGCGGGCAGGGCCGCCCCCGCGTCCTCCCCGAAGGCGTCGGGGGCGCCGTTGCCGTGGCTGAGCAGCTCCTGAGCGTGGACGCGTTCGCTGGGCACGGTCTGGCGCAGGCCCGAGCGCGTGTTGTCGCGCACCGAGCAGTCCTCCAGCACGACGTCCTCGCGGGAGTGCACCAGTACGCCGTCGCCGCGGTTGCCGAACACCTCGCAGCGGCGCAGCGTCGCGGTCGCGCCCGAGGCGACGAGCACCCCGTTGCGCCGGCCGTCGTAGACCCGGGAGCGCAGCACGGTCACCGTGCCCCCGTTCTGGACCGAGATCCCGTCGCCCGTGCACGCCGAGACGTCGCAGTCGCGCAGCTCGGCGCGGGCGCCGGCTCCCACGGTGACCCCGGTGTCGCGGCTCTCGCTGATCTGCAGCCCGCTCAGCAGCGGGCGCGAGCTCCCCGAGACCGCGACCGCGGCCTTGCCGGTCCGCTCCAGGGTCACGTCCTCCAGCCGCCCGTGGCCCTCGCCCAGGAACTCCACGCCCTGGCCCCGGGTGTCGGTGACGGCGACCCCGCGCAGGAAGGGCGCGCAGTCCTCGACCACCACCCCCGGCCCCGTGCTGCCGGTGAGCAGGCCCCGGTCGAACTCGACCGTGCTCCCGTCGCCGAGCCGGACCCCGCCCCCGCCCCGCACCGTGAGAGCGATGAAGGTGGTCGCCGCCCGCTCCACGGCCCGCACCGACTCGGCCCCGGCGTCGGTGACCTCGCACTCGGCGAACTGCCCGCGCGCCCGGCCGGACAGGTCGATGCCCACCCCCGCCGAGCGCGCCACCGCCACGCGCGACAGCTGCGGGTCGGAGCCGCCGTGCACGGCCACGCCCCGCCCGCCCACGTCCTCGATGACGCAGTCCTCGACCACCGGGCGGCCACGGCTGGAGACGGTCAGCCCGTCGCCCCCGGTGCGGTGCACCCGGGTGCCCCGCACACTCGTGGCCGCGTCCTCCTCCAGGGCGATGGCGGGCTTGGCGGTGTCGGAGACCTCGCAGCCCTCGACCACGCCGGCCGCCTGGCCGCTGGCGAAGACCCCGTTGCCGCCGGCGCCGCGCAGCACGCAGGAGCGGACGGTCGGGCGGCCCCGCTCGCCGATCACCAGGGCGCTGGTGCCCACGTCCTCGACCACGCAGTCCTCGATGACGCTCGACTCGGGCGAGGTGACCACCACACCCGCGCCCGCGGTGCACGTCACCCGGCTCTCGCGCATCGCGAGCGCGCCCGTGTTGCGCACCGACACCGCGGTCCACGCGTTGCCGTCGACCTCGCAGTCGGCCATCTCCACCTGCCCGGCCGGGATGTCGACGGCGGGGTGGTCCTTGTCCCTGCCCCGCAGGATGAGGCCGGAGAGCTTCACCGCCTCCGCGCCGGAGACGACCGCGCTCTTGGTGTCCGAGCTGATCTCCACGCTGCCCCGGCCGTCGCGGGCCACCAGGGTGACGACCTTGAGCAGGACGAGGCTCTCCGCGTACCGTCCCGGTGCGATGCTGATGAGCGCACCGCCCCGGGCGGCCTTGACCGCGTCGGTGATCGTCCTGTGCGCGTCCGGTCCCTCCGGTGCGACGGTGAGCAGTTGCCTGGCCATCGGTGACTTCCTCTTCTCGGATACCGGCCCCTGGTAGGGGCCTGGTCGGGCGGGCGGGCTCGCGGCGCTACCCGCCGGCGGCCCGTGTCAGGTACAGGTCGTGCGCACGGCCGAGGCGGCGACGTGCGCGCTGGTGTGCTCCCGGTCGGCGAGCGGGTCCGTACCGACGTTGGTGAGCTGGACGGTGAACTCCTCCGTCGGCGAGGTGAACCCGGTGACCTGGACCCAGGCGCCGCGCACGTCCGCCTGGGTCACCCCGAACACGGCGATCGCGTCGCCCTCGGGAGCCGGTCCGGAGAAGATCTGGTAGACGGCCTCGGTGTCGGCGACCCAGAGCGGGCTCTCGTCGTCGGGCACGTGGACGTAGATCTCGCAGCGCGCGTCCGGGTAGCCGGGCGAGAACGACCAGAACGCGTACTGTCCGTCGCCGTGCTCCGGGTCGCCCGAGACGGGGACCGCCTCGTAGCCGCCGTCGCACCCCTCCTGGGCGTAGCCGCCCTGGCGGGTGGCCCAGGAGGCGGTCCCCTCGGCGCTGTCCCAGCGGTTGACGCGGTCGTAGGAGGCCCCGGGGGAGGTGAGGCAGCCGGGGCCGGCGAGGGCGGAGAAGGGCGCGCGGTCGGTTCCGCCCGCGGCGGCGGTCGCGTCCTCCAGGATGGAGCCGCCGCCGGTGTCGGCCCCCGGGTCGGTGCTGACGCCGTCGGCGACCGGGTCCTGCTGGTCGGTGGTGGTGGACTCGCCACCCTGCTGGGCGTTCTGTGGGGCGTCCGGGTCCGCGGGGGCGGACTCGTCGGCCTGGCCGTCCGTGCCGGTACCGGCGCCGTTCCCGGCCTCCGGGGCGGTGCCGGTGTCCTGTCCGGCCGCGTTCGACTCCGTGTCGGTGCCGGACCCCGTGTCCGCGTCCGCGTCGGTACCCGTGTCAGCGTCGGCGCCCGTGTCCGTCTCGGCGCCGGTGCCCGCGTCCGCTCCCGCGTCCGCTCCCGCGTCCGCTCCCGCGTCCGTGTCGGTTGCGTCTCCCGCTCCGGTCTCCGCGTCGGCCGCCGTACCGGCACTGCCCTGCACGTCCGCTCCCTGGTCCGCCCCGACCTCCTCGGCAGGGCCGGAACGGTCCGGGGCGGCCGCGTCGACCGTGTCGCCGGAGGCTCCGGACGCCTCGCCGTCGGCGCCCGGGGCGGCCGCGCCTTCGCTGGTCGCCGGCGGTGCGGCGGCGTCGGCCTCGCGGGGCAGCGCCTCGGGTATGTAGCCCGTGTCCTCCCCGCCCTGTCCGCCCGCCGTTCCGGTGGAGGAGCCGCCGCCCGCGTCGGTGGTGCCCGACCCGGACGAGCCTCCGCCCGTCCCCTCGGCGGCGGAGCCCTCCGCCGAGGTCTCCGCCGCGTCGGTGCCCGTGCCCTCCGCCGCGTTCCCGCCCGGCAGGCCCCCGGCGGCGATCGGGACGGACTCCAGGGACAGCTCCTGGGTCCCGGCCACGAAGGCGAAGGGCGCGACGACGAGCAGAAGCCCGGCGATGGCCGCTCCGGCCAGGGCGGGTCTGCCCGGCCGGTCCAGCGCGGGTTCGAGCGCGGCGGCCTCCGCGCTCGTCCCGCCGGTGACCACGGAGTGCAGGTCCGCCCGGTGCGCAGGGCGGTCCGGTGGCTCGGGGACGGTGCCCGGCACAGCGGCCGCGTCAGGGGCGGAGGCCGGAGTGCCCGGGCCGGACCCCGCCGCGGGAGGGCCCGCGGCGGGAACGCCGGCGGTGTCGGCCGGGCCGGACAGGGCAGCCTGGAAGTCGGCGGCCGAGACGGGGCCGGGCGCGGCGGTTCCGTCGCGCCCCTGGGCAGCGTCGCTCATCGGGAATCCTCTCGGCGGGGCCGCGCGGACGCGGCGGGGGTCGGGGGCCTCATCGGCGCCCCTGCTGGCCGCCCTGGGCGTCCGGGTCGGGCGCGGTGGCGATCTGCTCGTTCACGTCCTCGGTCCCGCCGAGGTTCCTCGCGGTTTTGAGGAGGTTGTCGGCGGTGTCCTGGGTGGCCTTGACCAGGGCGTCGAGGTAGAGGGCGAAGTTCTCCTCCATGGGGACGAAGACCTTGTCGTAGTCCTTGGCGAAGTCATCGCCCTTGAGGGTCTTGTCGCCCCAGGGCGTGCCCAGGGGCTCCCTGGCCGCCACGAAGTTCTGCTTGAGCCTGCTGGTGAACTCGGCGGCCTCGTGGACGTTGGCGCTTCGGTGGGCGACGCCGTCGGGGGAGGCGGACAGACCGTCGTTGTCGTTCGGCACGGGTGGTGGCGCCTTTCAACCCGGAGAGGAAGGGGAAGGGAGTGGAGGCGAGCGCGGGCCGGGCTACTCCGGGGGGAGGGGCACGCCCATGCGCTCGAACATGCCGCGGGTGTCGAACCGGCCGTTCATCGCCTCGTTCGCGTCCAGGCCCTCCGGCATGAAGGGCTTGTACAGCTCGGCGACGCGGTCGGCCATCTTGTCCCGGGCGCGCGTGATCACGTCCAGGACCGCGTCGGCGAGTTCGGCGGGGGCCATCTCGCGGTAGTTCTGGGTGTGGAACTTCAGCTCAACGAGTTCCCCCTTTCCGTTCACCTTCGCCCCCACCAGCCTGTTCTTTGCCACGACCTCCTCGGTTGCCGACTCCAGGCTTTCGCTTGCGCGATCGACCTCCGCCAGCGTCCTGTGAAGACGTGCCAACTCCTGTTCCGTCTCCTCCTCCATCCACGAGGTCATGGCGTACGGCTCCCTTCTTCGGCCCGCCTGGTACGGGCCGTCCGAGTACGGTCTGCTTGTCATCGCCCGCGGTCCCCCAGACGCGTTCGTCCTCGGAGAGCCACGTCGAGCGTTGGCGCTCCCGCTCACCGCCCTGTCCACCGCCCGCACCGCCCATGCCGCCGCCCATCATCGGCGGCATCATCGGTGGCATGCCGGACTGGGCGGCGGCACCGCCCGCGGATCCGCCGCCGGTCTCGGCCGGGCCCGTGCCGGGCCCGGTGCCCATGGATCCGCCGGCACCCGTGCTCAGGCCGGTGGCCCCGCCGGGGCCCGCGCCCGCCTGTTCACGTGTCTGGGGGCCGTTCGCCGGAGTGTCGAAGAGCGATGAGCGGTCGGTCGTCCTGGTGTCCCCGCCGCCGGGGCCGTTCGTGCCCAGGCCGCCGTCGGGTCCGGAGCCGCCGTAGTTGAGGCCGACGGGGTCGGGGCTCTGCAGGGGCGGGATCTCGTAGCCGGGCCCTTCGGTGTTCGGCCCGCCGGTGAAACCGTCGGTGATCGGCTCACCCGTGGCGGGGTCGATCGGGTAGGGCAGGCCGAGGTCCGGGTCGAGGGGATAGGGCTCCCCGGTGATCGGGTTGAGGGGAGCGGAAGGGCCGTCGCCGGAGGGGTAGTCCGTGGACAGGCCCGGATCGGTCGGCCCCGCGTTGCCGGTGCCAGGGAGGTCGGTGAGGTCCTGCGGGGCGATGGCCTGCCCGGTGACGGGGTCGATGGGCAGGGCTTGGCCG
This region includes:
- a CDS encoding LysR family transcriptional regulator, which translates into the protein MIDVRRLQLLQALDHHHTVAATAEALNVTPSAVSQQLSVLAKEAGVPLVERKGRRFLLTGAARVLLQRAHVIFAEMERATADLAEFADGDRGVIRVGSFSTGISDLIAPALARLRSSHPGWSFEVVQAEPEESTEMVRSGRLDVALTMSTADLPAHGDPDFRTDPVMVELFDAILPYQHPLAAHTSLDLAADLADQDWIMSAPGTAWHSCVTAACNQAGFQPRVVHTVDDFSAVFALVQAGLGVALMPRLAWTGLNTPQIVVRGVRETARRHIVSLCRAGASPEPLLAAVREAASKVPVPSVGPFAIAG
- a CDS encoding right-handed parallel beta-helix repeat-containing protein, translated to MARQLLTVAPEGPDAHRTITDAVKAARGGALISIAPGRYAESLVLLKVVTLVARDGRGSVEISSDTKSAVVSGAEAVKLSGLILRGRDKDHPAVDIPAGQVEMADCEVDGNAWTAVSVRNTGALAMRESRVTCTAGAGVVVTSPESSVIEDCVVEDVGTSALVIGERGRPTVRSCVLRGAGGNGVFASGQAAGVVEGCEVSDTAKPAIALEEDAATSVRGTRVHRTGGDGLTVSSRGRPVVEDCVIEDVGGRGVAVHGGSDPQLSRVAVARSAGVGIDLSGRARGQFAECEVTDAGAESVRAVERAATTFIALTVRGGGGVRLGDGSTVEFDRGLLTGSTGPGVVVEDCAPFLRGVAVTDTRGQGVEFLGEGHGRLEDVTLERTGKAAVAVSGSSRPLLSGLQISESRDTGVTVGAGARAELRDCDVSACTGDGISVQNGGTVTVLRSRVYDGRRNGVLVASGATATLRRCEVFGNRGDGVLVHSREDVVLEDCSVRDNTRSGLRQTVPSERVHAQELLSHGNGAPDAFGEDAGAALPAPAVEPTAGPEPEESGGPLAELDALVGLGNVKHEVKTLIKRNQMAKRRAEMGLPTPPMSRHLVFGGAPGTGKTTVARLYGQILAELDVLRYGHVVEVARADLVSQYVGGTAIKTTEVFERAKGGVLFVDEAYTLSGGKEGGGSGPDFGREAIDTLVKLMEDHRDEVVVIVAGYTADMEGFLSANPGLASRFSKTIEFENYAVDELVEIVRRMCEAHSYLMDESTTQVLRAHFDRVPKGPAFGNGREARKVFETMIDRQAYRLGGDSPDDPTEMARLMPADLGPEIEAAAEPSTSADDVAALRAELDAMIGLSEVKDTVNDLANLLVMSEQRRSMGLPVAPMSHHLVFAGPPGTGKTTVARLYGRLLHTLGVLPGGQVVETARADLVGRYVGHTAQMTAEVFERARGGVLFVDEAYALAPRGATGSDFGQEAIDTLVKLMEDHRDEVVVIVAGYTQEMQRFLDSNPGLASRFNHRVEFPDYSDAELVTIVERMAQGSGYTCGPDTVTALTDHFAGVARDANFGNARYARQVLERMITRQAGRLMGVGAQATREDFTALRPEDVPAG
- a CDS encoding YbaB/EbfC family nucleoid-associated protein; protein product: MAKNRLVGAKVNGKGELVELKFHTQNYREMAPAELADAVLDVITRARDKMADRVAELYKPFMPEGLDANEAMNGRFDTRGMFERMGVPLPPE